GCTTTCGACATGTTCGTTAGCCAGACTTTGGACAACCCGAAATCAGAAACTTTTGCCACCCATCTCTCgtctaataaaatattagtgcTTTTCACATCACGGTGGATGACGGTGTGTTTAGCCCCAGTGTGGAGATAATGTAGCCCTTTTGCAACTCCGATACAGATTTGGAGGCGTTGCTTCCATGTGAGAGGTTGTTCATCATCACCATGAAGATGATTGCGAAGGGTTCCACGAGACATATAATCATACactaaaatcatttcatttccatCATTGCAATATCCGATTAATGAGACGAGATGGAGATGGCGAAGTTGTGAGAGCAACTCAATCTCTGTCTTGAACTCGAGTTCTCCTTGTTTGGAACCTGGTTTCAACCGTTTAATTGCAACTTGTGTGGCTCCATCATCAATATAACCTTTGTAGACATTACCAAATCCACCAATGCCAATGAtgaaattttcatcaaaattctTTGTGGCAGCTTTAATATCCACCAACGAGAAGTAACGACATAGACTAGAGGGTAGACTTGAGGTGCGAGACTTACTAGATTTGTTTGTTGATATGGAGTAAAGAGGCCACAATGAAGTTCCGTGGCTAGAGATTTGATCCATAAATGCTATGCGTCGCCAAAAAACAAACATGCGTCgccaaaaaacaaacaagccTACGGCAAATATCGTCACAACAGCACCTCCAACCACAacaattattactattatctCTATTCTACTAGGTGAATTATTCTTTGATGGTGGAAGAATTTGGGTGTGGGTAGTGGGAGGTGTGTCTGGATTTTGGCCACCAAAGTTTCCATTCgaatagtttaatttgaagatTTCAATTCCATTCAAGATCACGTTAGTGAATCTACTCCGGGAGTCATCTGGATTTGCTTGGAGGGTAACGGAGAGATTCACTTTCTTTTGGTCATTTAGAGGAAGAAATATAACGCAATCTCTATAATATGGAATCCCCTTTCCTCCCGCCCAACCAAACACATCAGCAGATGACTCAACTCTGTTGTCTCTAATATAAATCAAGAATACTCTATCACCTCTAGAATTGATTTCTTCCTGAAACTCACAAAAATGAAGACGAATCATGTAAAAGAATCCAGGGGCTACCGGGTACTCCCACGTCAGGTTATATATCTTATTCTCTGTATTATTGGGTCCCATTGTTCGAGCAGTTCGATACACATTTTCTGGTGCAATATATGCTGGAACTTTACTACTGTAATTAAGGTGGATACTGCTGTTAGCAGGTTGAGCATCATAGTTTGCCGAAGACGGTTTCAAAAAACTATTCTCTTCGTTGAACCAAGTTCGGAACATTCCAGTGTCCTCCGTAGGGGAGATGAATCCTCCACCAATATTAATTCGGTATATCATCTCAAGAGATGAGTAGTTTTCAATAGGGAAGAACTTATTATTTTGGCGAACTTGCTTTAATCCCCGACCACCTTCGTCGTTCGAGTCCAATGGTGTATAATAAAGattattctaaataattaCATACCTTTTGTTTGCATTCtatatctaaattattttaatcaaagaaaagaatccaattttgtaaaaataggtagatataattatttgagaaaaaaactaCAGTTAGATcattgtttctaaaatatcaGCAACGAAGAAATTTGAGAAGAGCTTATAGAAATGAGAATTGGGCAATGAGAAGGACTAAGCATTTATTTATGAACACAATGATGGAtcagaaaattttgttatctcaaaaatcaaatcattataTATGAGTTccatattcattttcttcaaccacatttcaatttataatacaCAAAACCACGTCATCATAATCAAATGCATACTATTATTCCAGTAAAAgatacatttaaaataactttaaaattaaagttacaATATAAGTAATTTGAGTATAGTTctgaaactaaaataaataatcaaaatgatGTATTTTGAAGTGACACAATTCAAGAGGATAAAAAGTTGGTCATATTTTCacaaatagttttaaaacttCTTTACTTTTTGCTGCAAATCCTTTTCAAGAGACTACGTCTACACTTAATTCATGTTACAAAATCATCACTCTCATTCCCTTATGCAATTATTGAATCTTTATAATATTTACGGTAGAAAATGTCCTTTCTATAGTATCATTGTAAGGCGAGCACCCAGTAAACTAATATTGTTACACTTTATCTTGGTTAACTCAACAAACTTATTATTTGAATGCTCGCCAATATTTGATGTAAATTTAAAGCGGGTCTTTTAAGAGTAATCAACAAGTTTAGTAGTTGAAAAATTGATAGGGATAAGTAAGTATTTATTTGTGGTAGCAAGTTTGTTTGTAATGAAATACAttgtagaaagaaagaaaaaaaagaaaagaaagcaaagTCTATATTGTGCGAGTGaagtgattattattatttaaatggagaaaaagaatttaaaagaagaggCCAAGAAAAAGTGGTTCAAATGTCTAATTGTAAGACTAagaaaaattgtcttaaaacttttattatttttgtatttagaGTGGATTTGAATTGTCTATGAAAaagatgtttttttgttttaaaacatattttttcaaaaacctttttttataaaatgagtatataatctaaatatttagatattcggtttgaatttttttttttataaatgtttttatgcAAAATTGTTTTGTGTTTGGATTGTCGGGTATTGACAATGTTTATACTTAGGTTAAATTACTATAAACcacaattaaatattatgaattaatttcataaagaaatacacattttaaatcttttttcataaacatattttaaaattaattgtaagttaggttcaaattaataattttttagttacttgaaattaaatattaattt
This is a stretch of genomic DNA from Cucumis sativus cultivar 9930 chromosome 4, Cucumber_9930_V3, whole genome shotgun sequence. It encodes these proteins:
- the LOC101217490 gene encoding receptor-like protein kinase FERONIA, which gives rise to MIYRINIGGGFISPTEDTGMFRTWFNEENSFLKPSSANYDAQPANSSIHLNYSSKVPAYIAPENVYRTARTMGPNNTENKIYNLTWEYPVAPGFFYMIRLHFCEFQEEINSRGDRVFLIYIRDNRVESSADVFGWAGGKGIPYYRDCVIFLPLNDQKKVNLSVTLQANPDDSRSRFTNVILNGIEIFKLNYSNGNFGGQNPDTPPTTHTQILPPSKNNSPSRIEIIVIIVVVGGAVVTIFAVGLFVFWRRMFVFWRRIAFMDQISSHGTSLWPLYSISTNKSSKSRTSSLPSSLCRYFSLVDIKAATKNFDENFIIGIGGFGNVYKGYIDDGATQVAIKRLKPGSKQGELEFKTEIELLSQLRHLHLVSLIGYCNDGNEMILVYDYMSRGTLRNHLHGDDEQPLTWKQRLQICIGVAKGLHYLHTGAKHTVIHRDVKSTNILLDERWVAKVSDFGLSKVWLTNMSKAHISTVVKGSFGYLDPEYCRHQQLTEKSDVYSFGVVLCEMLCARRALVSGKDEITALLAELVRQCYREKRIDEIIDSKIKDEIAPECLKRFMKLVVSCIESEGNKRPSMNDIEEGLEFVLKLQEEGRNGGDEHNGINNEEGWILRDEALSDSSSEMMTSSNQNSCFVYHQGTSGLVFSELEDLPGR